GGAATATCGTTGTGATATAGACGTCTAAGCGTCTTGATTGCCAAATACTAGCATCGTGTTATAGTGGCGGCAACTTGAGTCTCGACAGCAGGCACGAAAAGATGCGCAATAACCCTTTGATTCCTGAGAGTAAACTCCCCGCTTTAGGCACCACTATCTTCACGCAAATGAGCGCGCTCGCCCAGCAGCATCAGGCGATTAATCTTTCACAAGGCTTCCCGGATTTTGACGGCCCGCGCTATTTGCAGGAGCGGCTGGCGTATCACGTTGCGCAGGGGGCAAATCAATATGCGCCGATGACCGGCGTGCAGGCATTGCGCGAAGCAATTGCCGAGAAAACGGCGGCGCTTTATGGCCATCAGCCAGACGTGAACAGCGACATTACCGTCACCGCCGGGGCGACGGAAGCGCTCTATGCGGCGATCACCGCGCTGGTGCGCGAGGGCGATGAGGTTATCTGTTTCGATCCGAGTTACGACAGCTACGCGCCTGCGGTTGAGCTTTCCGGCGGGGTGCTGAAGCGCATTGCCCTGCAACCGCCGCACTTTCGCGTTGACTGGCAGGCTTTTACCGCGCTGCTTAGCGATCGCACCCGGCTGGTGATTGTTAATACGCCGCATAACCCGTCGGCGACGGTGTGGCAGGAGGCCGATTTTGCCGCGCTGTGGCAGGCGATTGCCGATCGGGAGATCTATGTGCTGAGCGATGAAGTCTACGAGCATATCTGCTTTGCCGACGGCGGCCATGCCAGCGTGCTGAAGCATCCGCAGCTGCGCGAGCGCGCCGTTGCCGTGTCGTCGTTTGGCAAAACCTACCATATGACCGGCTGGAAAGTGGGGTACTGCATTGCGCCCGCCGCCATCAGCGCCGAGCTGCGCAAGGTGCACCAGTACTTAACCTTTTCGGTGAACACCCCGGCGCAGCTGGCGCTGGCTGATATGCTGCGCGCCGAGCCGCAACACTACCGCGAGTTGCCGGCGTTTTACCGCGCGCGCCGCGATGTGCTGGTCAATGCATTACGCGAGAGCAAGCTGGAGATTTTGCCCTGCGAAGGAACCTACTTTTTGCTGGCGGATTACAGCGCCATCTCCGATCTCGATGATGTCGCGTTTTGCCAGTGGCTGACGAAAGAGGTGGGTGTGGCGGCTATTCCGCTGTCGGTGTTCTGCGCCGATCCCTTCCCGCATAAGCTGATTCGCCTCTGCTTTGCGAAACAGGAATCGACGCTGCTGGCGGCGGCAGAGCGACTCTGCACGCTGTAACGGCTTACTTCTCGCCCATAATCGTTTTGAGCTTTTCTGCATCCGGCAGGCCGACCGCCTGCTGGAGTACATTCTCTTCATTCATATAGTAGATAGCGGGCGTGGCGTTGGCCCCGAGATCGTCCATGATTTTCTGATTGAGATTGAGCGAGCGCATGATCGCCGGCGGGATAGTTTTCGGCAGCGCCAGCGTCATTTTGCCGTTCGACTGCTCATACTCATGCCAGCTTTTGGCCGGATCTTTCGCGCTGAGGATCGCCGCCGCCGCCGCCGGGCTTTCCGGTTTGATTACGCCGACCATCAAGGTGCGGATCTGCACCTTGCCGGACTCCACCCACGGGCGCGCCTGCTGCCAGAACTGTTTGCAGTAGGGGCAGTAAGGGTCGGCAAAGACGTACACCACGCGCGGCGCGGTTTTTTGCCCGTCGAGGATCCAGTCTGCTTTCTCCATCCGCTGCCAGAGTTCGCGCCCGGCCGGGCCATAAAGCTCCTGATTGAACAGCTTTTCGCTAAGATTGGTGCCCGCTTCGTCATACATGTAGCCAGAGATGGCGTGTTTACCGTCTGGCGTGACGTAGATGGTGACGCCCATCTCCTGATATTTACCCAGATAACCCTTCATGCCGCCCGGCGCGTCAAAGGATTTAATGATGGTAATGCCTTGCTTTTCAATGGCTTTAACCGGCGCGGGCAGATCTTCGGCGTGCAGGGTCAGCGGCAGCAGGGTGAGCATTAACAGGCGCTTGAGCATAAAAATCCTTATCAATTCAGTGGGTAAAGGTAAGAAAGGCTAAACCTATCACAGCCATAGGCAAGAGACAGGGAATAATGATTGTCGAACTCCCAGGGGAGTGGTGTAATCAACCCTGTTTGCCGTCGACAGATGGCAGGCGTATCGCACAGCCAGCGCGCTGGCGCTGAAGTCACCCACGGGTATTTCAGATATTGAGGCCACCCGTACCGGTGGCCTTTTTACTTTTGGCTAATGTCTGTTCACAGAGTTGTTCGTTGGCGTTTGTTAGCTAACGCTTATTGATTTGATAATGCAAACGCATTAGCCGTCGTAAGCAAAGTTCGTTAACTTATGCCCCAACGAAAACACGGAGGAAGTATAGATGTCCTTAATTAACACCAAGATCAAACCTTTCAAAAACCAGGCGTTCAAAAACGGTGAATTCATCGAAGTAACCGAGAAAGATACCGAAGGCCGCTGGAGCGTCTTCTTCTTCTACCCGGCTGACTTCACCTTCGTATGCCCGACCGAACTGGGTGACGTGGCTGACCACTACGAAGAACTGCAGAAACTGGGCGTTGACGTTTACTCTGTTTCCACCGATACCCACTTCACGCACAAAGCATGGCACAGCAGCTCTGACACCATCGCGAAAATCAAATACACGATGATCGGCGACCCGACTGGTGCCCTGACCCGTAACTTCGAAATCATGCGTGAAGATGAAGGTCTGGCAGACCGCGGTACTTTCATCGTTGACCCGCAGGGCATCATCCAGGCTATCGAAGTGACCGCTGAAGGCATCGGCCGTGACGCATCTGACCTGCTGCGTAAAATCAAAGCGGCTCAGTATGTTGCTTCTCACCCAGGCGAAGTGTGCCCGGCTAAGTGGAAAGAAGGCGAAGCGACCCTGGCTCCGTCCCTGGACCTGGTTGGCAAAATCTAAATTTCCGGCGGCGCAAAGTCTCTCCCGGTCTGCAAAACGTAGGCCGGGTAAACGTAGCGCCACCCGGCGTAAAACGGGTGCAATGCACCCGTTTTTCTTCCACACACCATGATTCAAGTTGCATCCAGGCGGCTCCAATGAGGCAGCTTGCATGATGATGTTTTAAGAGAAGGATACCGACATGCTCGACACTACAATGAAAACCCAGCTCAAGGCTTATCTTGAGAAACTGACCAAGCCTGTTGAGTTGATCGCGACGCTGGATGACAGCGCAAAATCTAATGAGATCAAAGAGCTGCTGGGCGAAATCGCCGAGCTCTCTGACAAAGTGACCTTTAAAGAGGACAACACCCTGGCGGTGCGTAAGCCCTCTTTCCTGATCACCAACCCAGGCTCGCACACTGGCCCGCGCTTTGCTGGCTCTCCGCTGGGGCATGAATTTACTTCGCTGGTGCTGGCGCTGCTGTGGACCGGCGGTCATCCGTCGAAAGAAGCGCAGGCGCTGCTGGAGCAGATCCGCGATATCGACGGCGACTTCGAGTTCGAGACTTACTACTCGCTCTCCTGCCACAACTGCCCGGACGTGGTACAGGCGCTGAACCTGATGTCGGTGCTGAACCCGCGCATCAAGCACACGGCGATTGACGGCGGCACCTTCCAGAACGAAATCACCGATCGCAACGTGATGGGCGTTCCGGCGGTCTACGTTAACGGTCAGGAGTTTGGTCAGGGTCGTATGACGCTGACAGAGATCGTGGCGAAAATTGATACCGGCGCGGAAAAACGTGCGGCGGAAGAGCTGAACAAACGTGACGCTTACGATGTGCTGATTGTCGGCTCCGGCCCGGCGGGCGCAGCGGCCTCTGTTTATTCTGCCCGTAAAGGCATTCGTACCGGTCTGATGGGCGAACGCTTCGGCGGCCAGGTGCTGGATACCGTTGATATCGAAAACTACATCTCCGTGCCGAAAACCGAAGGCCAGCAGTTCGCGGGCGCACTGAAAGCGCACGTTGCGGATTATGATGTTGACGTGATCGACAGCCAGAGCGCCAGCAAGCTGGTTCCGGCGTCGGTTGAAGGCGGCCTGCATCAGATTGAAACCGCGTCTGGCGCGGTGCTGAAAGCGCGTACCGTGATCATTGCGACCGGTGCGAAGTGGCGCAACATGAATGTGCCGGGCGAAGATCAGTATCGCACCAAGGGCGTGACCTACTGCCCGCACTGCGACGGCCCGCTGTTTAAAGGCAAGCGCGTGGCGGTGATCGGCGGCGGTAACTCCGGCGTGGAAGCGGCTATCGATCTGGCCGGGATTGTTGAACATGTGACGCTGCTGGAGTTTGCTCCGGAGATGAAAGCGGATCAGGTGTTGCAGGATAAAGTTCGCAGCCTGAAGAACGTTGATATCGTGCTGAATGCGCAGACCACCGAAGTAAAAGGCGACGGCACCAAAGTGACCGGCCTTGAGTACCGTGACCGCGTGAGCGGCGATGTGCATCAGGTTGCGCTGGCGGGGATCTTCGTTCAGATCGGTCTGCTGCCGAACACCACCTGGCTGGAAGGCGCGATTGAGCGCAACCGCATGGGCGAAATCATCATCGACGCCAAATGCGAAACCAGCGTGAAAGGCGTGTTCGCGGCGGGTGACTGCACCACGGTGCCGTACAAACAGATCATTATCGCTACCGGCGAAGGTGCCAAAGCGTCGCTGAGCGCGTTTGATTACCTGATCCGTACCAAAGCGTAAGCAAAAATAAGAGAGTAAGAGTCACCTGCATATAAAAAGCTGCCGCAAGGCAGCTTTTTTTTGCCCGGATGGAGCCGGTTTGCGGGTTGGGTGCCTCTTTTTTGCCGGATGGCGGCTGCGCCTTATCCGGCCTACAAAAGACCGCGATCCCCATAACAACAACGCGCACACCCCGTAGGCCGGATAAGCGCCAGCGCCATCCGGCAATAACGCGTACGATCCCGTAGGCCGGATAAGCGTTAGCGCCATCCGGCAATAAGCCGCTTCTACCGCACGACCAACACCGGAATATGCGCATGGCGCACCACGCTGGAGGCATTGGAGCCGAGCAGATGGGTGCTGATGGAGGGGTTGCGCGAGGCGATCACCACCATATCCGCACGCAGCTCTTCGCCAAGCTCATTGACCATATCGCGCACGCTGCCGAAGCGAACGTGGGTATGAATGCGCGAAGGATCGATGGAGAAATGGCTTCGCATACTCTCCAGGCGGGTTTGCGCCTCCTGGTGCAGATGCTCTTCGAAGCGGCGCAAATCGGCGGCGAAGCGGTGCAGGCTGAGGCTGGCAGAAGCGGGTAACACATGCAGCAGGTGAATAACACCTTCGCTCTGGGCGAGAAACTCGGCGTGACGGACGGCTTTATCACTTAACTCCATTTCGAAAATATCGACCGGCATAATGATTGTCTGATACATAAACGCGTCTCCCTGTGGGTTATGTCCCAGGAATTGAAGCACAAAGAGAGGGGGGATTTTGCTGCATGGGTGGCAAATCTGAACAATGGCGGGTGCCGGAAAGAGGATGCGGGCGCATCCTCTGCAAAACAAAGCAGGGCGGGGATCAGAGCATGAAATCGCCAGCGGCTTCGGGCTGGTAAAGCAGCTCCAGCACTTCAAGGTCGGTGGTGGTTCCCCCCGGCAACGTCCAGTGAATGGAATCACCAACACGTAAACCCAACAGCGCCGCGCCCACCGGGGCCAGTACCGACAGCTGCGTGGCGCTGTCTGTCATCTGCGCCGGGTAGACCAGCGTACGTACGCGGATTTCACCGCTTTTCAGCTCGCGGAATTTTACCGTGCTGTTCATCGTCACCACATCATGCGGCATCGCTTCTGGCGCGCACATATTGGCGCGATCCAACTCCTCATTCAGCGCATCCGCGACCGCAAGGCTGGCATGTGCAGGCTGCTCCAGCAAGCGGTCAAGGCGCTCAGCGTCTCGCTCATTAATGATAATGGCAGGTCTGGACATCTCTTACTCCGTGTCAGGTGATTGATCCAAAGAAAAACCCTCGCCGACGGGCAGCGAGGGTTTGTCTAAAGCTGATGATACTAACCCGGCCCCATGCTGTGAAGTGACCAGGCGCACATTTGCCTCAATTATGATTATTCCGCAGCGATCAGTAACCCGCGCTGTCGAGGATAAAGTGATCCCCGCAGTTGCCGGGGTGCGGCTGTGGCAGTAGCGAGCGGCCAGAGAGCGGCGCGTTAATCGCCTCGGCTTTGATAGCAACCTGCATCTCGGTCAAATAGGCCGGGTTACCGTTGCAGGTGAGTTTTACCGCTTTCACGCTCTGTTTCCCGTAGGCACTGGCGACCGCAGCATCAAAGGCGGCGCGGGTGACCGCTTTGCCGTAATTGTTGGCAAGAAATACCCCGAGCGGGCTGGTTTTGATCTCATGATTCAGACGCACCATCGCGCCAAAATAGTCATCGGGATCGAAGCCGAAACAGACGCCGTGCTTGGCATATTCATAACGCTCAAGGCAGGAGTTACCGCCGGAGCCGGGCATGGCGGCGTTGAGTTTATCTGCCATCTCCAGCGATAAACCGGTCTCTGCCGCCGCGCATTTCTGGCTGGTCTTCGCTTCCGGCATATTGGGGATCGGGCGCGTGGCGCAGCCAAAGCGCATCCAGCGGCGGTTATCGACGCCGCGCGCGGCGATCGATTTCGGCAGGCCCGGCCATAAACCGTGCACCGTCAAATTATCGGCTTTGTCGTCCGGGGATTTTTGCAGGCGGCACTCGTCAGGCTCGTCGCGCCCGTTGTCGTGCATGCTCTGGCAAAAACCGGTCTGCCAGGAGAGCGCCAGCACGTAGCGATCAAAATCGCCATACTGCTTCGGTTGCAGCGGTGCGGCATAGGCAGAAGTAAAGAGTAGCGCGGCAATGCCTGTGCTGATGAAGAGTCCCTTTTTAAACATTTCAGTTCCTGATTAATGGGTCCAGATAATTGCCATAGGTTATTAAACCATAAAAAAAGCGCCGGGCAGGCGCTTTTTCAACTTCTGAAACCCGGCAGCGTTAGTGAACTGCTGCACCAGGTACGAGGATCTCGGTGGCGACAATCACCACCACCAGACCAACCAGAATCGGCACGGAGGTGCGTTTTACCACCTCAAACGGCGAAATGTTTGCCATCCCGGCAACGGCAACCACCACGCCTGAAACCGGCGAAATGGTGCGACCAAGGTTGGAGGCCTGCAACATCGGAATCGACAGATAGGCCGGATTAATGCCCGCTTCGCGCGCCAGTTTTGGGATCATCTCTACAAACGCGTAAAACGGCGCATTACCGGAACCCGTCGTCATTGCTGCCAGCATGGTGAGGATCACCAGCACCAGCATCAAAATAATGCTCGCGGAACCGAACGAGGTAGCAATGGAGATCAGGCTCTGGATAAAGCCGATGGTGCTCAGCCCCTGGGCGAAGACGCCCGCGGCAACCAGCAGCATCACG
This Kosakonia cowanii JCM 10956 = DSM 18146 DNA region includes the following protein-coding sequences:
- the ahpF gene encoding alkyl hydroperoxide reductase subunit F; the encoded protein is MLDTTMKTQLKAYLEKLTKPVELIATLDDSAKSNEIKELLGEIAELSDKVTFKEDNTLAVRKPSFLITNPGSHTGPRFAGSPLGHEFTSLVLALLWTGGHPSKEAQALLEQIRDIDGDFEFETYYSLSCHNCPDVVQALNLMSVLNPRIKHTAIDGGTFQNEITDRNVMGVPAVYVNGQEFGQGRMTLTEIVAKIDTGAEKRAAEELNKRDAYDVLIVGSGPAGAAASVYSARKGIRTGLMGERFGGQVLDTVDIENYISVPKTEGQQFAGALKAHVADYDVDVIDSQSASKLVPASVEGGLHQIETASGAVLKARTVIIATGAKWRNMNVPGEDQYRTKGVTYCPHCDGPLFKGKRVAVIGGGNSGVEAAIDLAGIVEHVTLLEFAPEMKADQVLQDKVRSLKNVDIVLNAQTTEVKGDGTKVTGLEYRDRVSGDVHQVALAGIFVQIGLLPNTTWLEGAIERNRMGEIIIDAKCETSVKGVFAAGDCTTVPYKQIIIATGEGAKASLSAFDYLIRTKA
- the rnk gene encoding nucleoside diphosphate kinase regulator, producing MSRPAIIINERDAERLDRLLEQPAHASLAVADALNEELDRANMCAPEAMPHDVVTMNSTVKFRELKSGEIRVRTLVYPAQMTDSATQLSVLAPVGAALLGLRVGDSIHWTLPGGTTTDLEVLELLYQPEAAGDFML
- the rna gene encoding ribonuclease I, with protein sequence MFKKGLFISTGIAALLFTSAYAAPLQPKQYGDFDRYVLALSWQTGFCQSMHDNGRDEPDECRLQKSPDDKADNLTVHGLWPGLPKSIAARGVDNRRWMRFGCATRPIPNMPEAKTSQKCAAAETGLSLEMADKLNAAMPGSGGNSCLERYEYAKHGVCFGFDPDDYFGAMVRLNHEIKTSPLGVFLANNYGKAVTRAAFDAAVASAYGKQSVKAVKLTCNGNPAYLTEMQVAIKAEAINAPLSGRSLLPQPHPGNCGDHFILDSAGY
- a CDS encoding pyridoxal phosphate-dependent aminotransferase, with amino-acid sequence MRNNPLIPESKLPALGTTIFTQMSALAQQHQAINLSQGFPDFDGPRYLQERLAYHVAQGANQYAPMTGVQALREAIAEKTAALYGHQPDVNSDITVTAGATEALYAAITALVREGDEVICFDPSYDSYAPAVELSGGVLKRIALQPPHFRVDWQAFTALLSDRTRLVIVNTPHNPSATVWQEADFAALWQAIADREIYVLSDEVYEHICFADGGHASVLKHPQLRERAVAVSSFGKTYHMTGWKVGYCIAPAAISAELRKVHQYLTFSVNTPAQLALADMLRAEPQHYRELPAFYRARRDVLVNALRESKLEILPCEGTYFLLADYSAISDLDDVAFCQWLTKEVGVAAIPLSVFCADPFPHKLIRLCFAKQESTLLAAAERLCTL
- the uspG gene encoding universal stress protein UspG; this translates as MYQTIIMPVDIFEMELSDKAVRHAEFLAQSEGVIHLLHVLPASASLSLHRFAADLRRFEEHLHQEAQTRLESMRSHFSIDPSRIHTHVRFGSVRDMVNELGEELRADMVVIASRNPSISTHLLGSNASSVVRHAHIPVLVVR
- the dsbG gene encoding thiol:disulfide interchange protein DsbG; translated protein: MLKRLLMLTLLPLTLHAEDLPAPVKAIEKQGITIIKSFDAPGGMKGYLGKYQEMGVTIYVTPDGKHAISGYMYDEAGTNLSEKLFNQELYGPAGRELWQRMEKADWILDGQKTAPRVVYVFADPYCPYCKQFWQQARPWVESGKVQIRTLMVGVIKPESPAAAAAILSAKDPAKSWHEYEQSNGKMTLALPKTIPPAIMRSLNLNQKIMDDLGANATPAIYYMNEENVLQQAVGLPDAEKLKTIMGEK
- the ahpC gene encoding alkyl hydroperoxide reductase subunit C produces the protein MSLINTKIKPFKNQAFKNGEFIEVTEKDTEGRWSVFFFYPADFTFVCPTELGDVADHYEELQKLGVDVYSVSTDTHFTHKAWHSSSDTIAKIKYTMIGDPTGALTRNFEIMREDEGLADRGTFIVDPQGIIQAIEVTAEGIGRDASDLLRKIKAAQYVASHPGEVCPAKWKEGEATLAPSLDLVGKI